A region of Pleionea litopenaei DNA encodes the following proteins:
- a CDS encoding HAD-IA family hydrolase, whose translation MTSSKLYKPKAVLFDLDGTLADTGPDLAFALNELLIAQGRSALSYDTIRPWVSKGAPGLLKLGFSIDESHSDYRPLRERFLTLYQRNICRHTRIFEPLNDFLAEIHRVNICWGIITNKPAFLTDLLLPKLEFHCPPAVVFSGDTFSEKKPHPMPLLEASKQLEIAPEDCFYVGDDERDMIAAKAAGMTAIAALWGYIPEQEDPSKWAFDSAFTSPDAFYNAVKELLK comes from the coding sequence ATGACAAGCAGTAAACTATATAAACCTAAAGCCGTCTTGTTTGATCTTGACGGTACTTTGGCTGATACAGGCCCAGATCTCGCCTTCGCACTTAATGAATTATTGATTGCTCAAGGACGAAGTGCTTTAAGTTACGATACCATTCGTCCATGGGTTTCTAAAGGAGCCCCAGGACTGTTAAAACTGGGTTTCAGTATCGATGAAAGTCATTCCGACTATCGACCTTTGCGCGAACGTTTTTTAACACTTTATCAACGAAATATTTGCCGTCATACGCGTATTTTTGAGCCGCTTAATGACTTTCTTGCAGAGATTCATCGCGTTAATATCTGCTGGGGAATTATTACCAATAAGCCAGCCTTTTTAACCGACCTACTCCTACCAAAACTTGAGTTTCATTGCCCGCCTGCAGTTGTGTTCAGTGGCGACACCTTCTCTGAAAAAAAGCCTCATCCAATGCCGCTGCTTGAAGCCAGTAAACAGCTTGAAATAGCTCCTGAAGATTGCTTTTATGTTGGTGATGATGAACGCGACATGATTGCTGCGAAAGCGGCAGGAATGACCGCCATCGCTGCTTTATGGGGATACATTCCAGAGCAAGAGGACCCGAGCAAATGGGCATTTGACTCAGCGTTTACTTCGCCTGACGCATTTTACAATGCGGTAAAAGAATTGTTGAAATAG
- a CDS encoding YciK family oxidoreductase has protein sequence MTRFEPSDNCLKDKVILVTGAGAGIGREAAIHYAKYGATVILLGRTTEKLEQVYDEIEALGAPQPAIIPMDLQHLSEEHAQQIADKIEQEFGKLDGLLNNASILGTLTAIEQYSYDTWQQVMQVNVNSVFLLTKHLIPVLRKADQSSVIFTSSGVGNQGRAYWGAYSVSKFATEGACSSFIR, from the coding sequence ATGACAAGATTTGAACCTTCTGATAACTGCCTCAAAGATAAAGTTATTTTAGTAACGGGGGCCGGAGCAGGAATCGGGCGTGAAGCCGCCATTCATTACGCAAAGTATGGTGCGACAGTCATTTTACTTGGACGAACCACTGAAAAGCTCGAGCAAGTGTATGACGAAATCGAAGCCCTCGGAGCGCCACAGCCCGCAATTATTCCGATGGATTTACAACATTTATCAGAAGAACACGCCCAACAAATTGCCGACAAAATCGAGCAAGAATTTGGCAAGCTTGATGGTCTTCTTAACAATGCGAGTATTCTCGGCACGTTAACCGCTATCGAACAATATTCTTATGATACTTGGCAACAAGTGATGCAGGTTAATGTCAACAGCGTATTTTTGCTAACCAAACACTTGATTCCGGTGTTGAGAAAAGCCGACCAATCGTCGGTTATTTTTACCAGCTCAGGCGTGGGAAACCAAGGCCGAGCCTACTGGGGTGCTTATTCCGTGTCTAAGTTCGCAACCGAAGGGGCTTGCTCAAGTTTTATCCGATGA
- a CDS encoding efflux RND transporter permease subunit — MEFRSKFGQWIAEVTLRKTPLVVMLLLTTLIGLGSQLTNFRLDASADSLLLENDPSLTAYRQTYLEYGSDDYLFLLFEPQDELFTQNNLDELAKLQEQIVELEQVSSVTSILDIPLFDPNETDIFTVEGKSTTLRAGDFDLTEAKAILVNNPIYRNLIISEKGSLTALQINLDTPDSLRNAIRTMTEFQVKHANTVLNESLLLEQQRLRAQVKQENQIFAAKTESTIKQLRKIIAQGPENVRLFLGGVPMIANDLMNYVQSDLTVFGSLIVVVLLLILTLIFRKLLWILLPLTICVFSVVAMTGLLGLLDWPATVISSNFIALLLIMTMSLVIHLIVRFRELSLQTPEQPLAQRITDTLSSMFVPCLFTALTTMVAFGSLVVSDIRPVKDFGIMMSIGLALAFSIAFISFPILVKLTYRKGNEKQLASRLTEFTSALGRWTLGNSRLIFSISIIIGVFAVSGLFKLTVDNRFIDYFRSHTEIHQGMKTIDEQLGGTTPIDIVINTEKLIPQPEPDEFSEGFDEFDDNNEKVPTAFTQNGAAKLAQIQSYLEQYDVTGKVLSLTSSFRLLNSLNGGKPLDDFLLGLFYKRMSPDISRQLISPYINDDGTQVHYSIRMIDSHPQLKRDEFIESLHEYFQNDLNLTSEDYAITGMFVLYNNMLSSLFDSQIKTIATVFLAILTMFIFIFRSVALAILGLIPNALAAAMVLGAMGWFGIPLDMMTIMIAAIAIGIGVDNTIHYIFRFRREFSSRANYEACVQACHDSIGKALYYTSLTVIAGFSILVFSNFIPTIYFGLLTSVAMGTALLANLTLLPRLLLLFKPKIPAV, encoded by the coding sequence ATGGAATTTCGTTCAAAATTTGGCCAATGGATAGCAGAAGTTACCCTTCGCAAAACTCCGCTAGTGGTTATGCTCTTACTAACAACGTTAATTGGCTTGGGTTCACAACTTACAAACTTCCGACTCGATGCTTCAGCAGACTCGCTCCTGCTAGAAAATGATCCTTCTTTAACCGCCTATCGCCAAACTTACCTCGAGTATGGAAGCGACGATTACTTATTTCTATTGTTCGAACCACAAGATGAATTGTTTACTCAAAATAATTTAGATGAACTGGCAAAACTTCAAGAGCAAATTGTTGAACTTGAGCAAGTTTCTTCGGTTACCTCTATTCTAGATATCCCTCTGTTCGATCCCAATGAAACAGATATTTTTACGGTTGAAGGCAAGTCGACCACTTTAAGAGCTGGTGACTTTGACCTAACAGAAGCAAAAGCAATTTTAGTGAACAATCCCATTTACCGAAACTTGATTATATCTGAGAAAGGTTCTTTAACCGCTTTGCAAATAAATTTAGACACACCCGATAGCCTCAGAAACGCAATTAGAACAATGACCGAGTTTCAGGTAAAACATGCAAACACCGTTTTAAATGAATCATTATTGCTTGAGCAACAACGCCTTCGAGCTCAAGTGAAACAAGAAAATCAGATCTTTGCGGCTAAAACCGAGTCAACGATTAAGCAGCTCCGAAAAATTATCGCACAAGGTCCAGAGAATGTACGCTTGTTCTTGGGTGGTGTTCCGATGATCGCCAACGACCTTATGAATTACGTGCAAAGTGATCTAACGGTTTTTGGAAGCTTAATAGTCGTGGTTCTATTACTGATTTTAACGCTGATATTTCGCAAACTTTTGTGGATTCTGTTACCACTCACCATTTGTGTTTTCTCAGTGGTTGCCATGACCGGGCTACTCGGCTTACTCGATTGGCCAGCAACAGTGATTTCATCAAACTTCATTGCATTATTGCTCATCATGACAATGTCTTTAGTCATTCATTTAATCGTGCGTTTTCGTGAGCTTTCTCTACAAACGCCAGAGCAACCACTGGCTCAACGAATCACAGATACATTAAGTAGTATGTTTGTTCCCTGCTTATTTACCGCACTCACCACCATGGTTGCTTTCGGTTCACTCGTGGTCAGTGATATTCGTCCGGTGAAAGACTTTGGAATCATGATGTCCATCGGACTTGCTCTTGCGTTCAGCATCGCATTTATCAGTTTCCCAATTTTAGTCAAACTAACGTATCGTAAAGGAAACGAAAAACAGCTGGCTTCACGCCTGACTGAATTTACTTCTGCACTAGGCCGTTGGACATTAGGGAACAGTCGCCTCATCTTTTCTATATCGATAATCATTGGTGTATTTGCTGTCTCAGGTTTGTTTAAACTGACCGTCGATAACCGATTTATTGATTACTTTAGAAGTCACACTGAAATACATCAAGGCATGAAAACCATCGATGAACAACTCGGTGGAACCACACCAATAGATATTGTCATCAACACTGAAAAGCTTATCCCTCAGCCAGAACCGGATGAGTTTAGCGAAGGATTTGACGAGTTTGATGACAACAATGAAAAGGTCCCAACAGCGTTTACTCAAAATGGCGCGGCCAAGCTAGCTCAAATACAAAGTTATCTTGAGCAATATGACGTTACAGGAAAAGTCTTGTCGTTAACCTCTTCTTTCAGGTTACTCAATAGTTTAAATGGCGGTAAGCCACTGGATGATTTTCTGCTTGGCCTATTCTATAAACGCATGTCGCCTGACATTAGTCGCCAATTGATATCACCTTACATCAATGACGATGGTACCCAAGTGCATTACTCCATCCGAATGATCGATTCACATCCGCAGCTCAAGCGCGATGAGTTTATTGAAAGCTTGCATGAATACTTTCAAAACGACTTAAACCTAACGTCTGAAGACTACGCAATTACAGGAATGTTTGTTCTCTATAACAATATGTTGTCGAGTCTATTTGATTCGCAAATTAAAACCATCGCTACCGTATTCTTAGCCATATTGACCATGTTTATCTTTATTTTCCGTTCGGTTGCATTAGCGATCTTAGGGCTCATTCCCAACGCGTTAGCTGCAGCGATGGTTTTAGGTGCGATGGGTTGGTTTGGAATTCCACTCGATATGATGACCATTATGATTGCCGCTATTGCCATTGGCATTGGTGTAGATAATACCATTCACTATATCTTTAGATTTCGACGAGAGTTTAGCTCTAGAGCCAATTACGAAGCCTGTGTTCAAGCTTGCCACGATTCTATTGGAAAGGCGTTGTACTACACATCATTAACGGTTATCGCAGGGTTTTCAATTTTAGTGTTCTCTAATTTTATACCGACGATTTATTTTGGATTACTCACCAGTGTTGCTATGGGAACCGCTTTGCTTGCAAACTTAACGTTGCTGCCTCGATTGCTGCTGTTATTTAAGCCGAAAATTCCAGCGGTTTAA
- a CDS encoding amino acid aminotransferase: MFSRLPKLPADPLLGLIGLYRDDTNPNKVDLGVGVYRDEQGHTAIMTSVQKAQQIHLETEDSKTYIGPVGVPGFVNGIKSLVLGAQAQAVTDGRIAAIQTPGGCGALRVAAEFIHRLDKDMTVWVSDPTWANHVPLIRSAGLEIKSYPYFDAATGDVDYEKMDQQLAQLGPKDVVLLHGCCHNPTGADLSFEHWQRITERANQQGFLPFVDIAYQGLGDGLDDDVKGVRWLSENVKEMIIATSCSKNFGLYRERTGCLMVQAENKQQAEAMQTQVQDLARANYSMSPAYGGFLVDTILHNDALRAEWQQELANMATRVKALRAGLLEQINAQGIDKDFSFITRQKGMFSYLGINPEQVKRMREEFSIYMADSSRVNIAGLNTHCLEYVASSLKKVCG; the protein is encoded by the coding sequence ATGTTTTCCCGGTTACCTAAATTACCCGCAGACCCACTATTAGGGTTAATTGGCCTTTATCGAGATGATACCAATCCAAATAAAGTTGATTTAGGCGTCGGCGTTTACCGTGATGAACAAGGGCACACGGCCATAATGACGTCGGTACAAAAAGCCCAACAAATTCATTTAGAAACTGAAGATTCGAAAACCTACATTGGGCCCGTCGGTGTACCCGGCTTCGTTAACGGAATTAAATCGTTGGTATTGGGAGCGCAAGCACAGGCTGTTACCGATGGTCGAATCGCAGCCATTCAGACTCCAGGTGGCTGTGGCGCATTACGGGTAGCGGCGGAATTTATCCACCGATTAGATAAAGACATGACGGTATGGGTGAGTGATCCAACATGGGCGAATCATGTTCCATTGATTCGTTCTGCAGGGTTAGAAATTAAATCTTATCCCTATTTCGATGCAGCGACCGGAGATGTCGATTATGAAAAAATGGATCAACAACTGGCGCAATTAGGTCCAAAAGACGTGGTGTTACTGCACGGTTGCTGCCACAACCCAACCGGTGCTGACTTGTCATTCGAACATTGGCAACGAATCACTGAGCGAGCGAATCAACAAGGTTTCCTTCCGTTCGTCGACATTGCTTATCAAGGATTAGGGGATGGGTTAGACGATGACGTAAAAGGCGTTCGCTGGCTCTCTGAGAACGTCAAAGAGATGATCATTGCGACGTCGTGTAGCAAGAACTTTGGTCTTTATCGCGAGCGAACGGGTTGCTTAATGGTTCAAGCTGAAAATAAACAGCAAGCTGAGGCAATGCAAACTCAGGTTCAGGACTTAGCACGAGCGAATTATTCGATGTCTCCTGCTTACGGCGGTTTTTTAGTTGACACAATTTTACATAACGATGCCTTACGGGCGGAATGGCAGCAAGAATTGGCGAACATGGCTACTCGAGTCAAGGCGCTCAGAGCGGGCTTGCTTGAGCAAATTAATGCACAAGGAATCGATAAAGACTTTAGCTTTATTACTCGACAAAAAGGCATGTTTTCTTATTTAGGTATTAATCCAGAACAAGTAAAAAGAATGCGAGAAGAGTTCAGTATTTACATGGCCGATTCTAGTCGAGTCAATATTGCTGGTTTGAACACGCATTGTCTTGAATATGTTGCAAGCTCATTGAAAAAAGTGTGTGGGTAA
- a CDS encoding histidine kinase dimerization/phospho-acceptor domain-containing protein — MEKLKTRFWNLRRKLYLFSITLLIIPFFSVTFLKQLEAVFTENMLRGLEKYTSAIAFAVQSSVPQSFDAKNTKLTSLSSSEPPLYVATIDRTILVDGFSDDWSSLRGFELAPVDDGLTVSAASDQKYLYLLIEVSDSKVVYREYVDLYQFSDSLEVTLENAAQDRVNLLFAPVAVGKVNPLVQSNTANGFWVSSAFWQQTPDGYALEIKIPFANNWQRLGVKVQNFTNEQRVVETKKSYHEHLNPMQWPSVELVSALAQLDVGSGQRVWVLDQQGNVKARRGNLETELPMARVNPLIHFLLSPPLSDFTDPRARTISWQHPLVNKALQGVTGSDLEAFEQSSTAIAMVATPLWRDDKVVGTIIVEETVAAVQLMQQEALNVFINTVFVVLFVVIIMLIILASRFTQRIMRLNRQASLAVDRFGRVREKITPEFTADEIGDLSQSFASMTQRLSDYHEYLEKLASRLSHELRTPIAVIRSSVDTIAMSDDESIQPAVKHAQDGVQRLSQMITRMREAARMEQSVLQVALVPLSIDKFLKDYLSAVQGVFEDHPLKLELSGEPFKVLAAEELIAQLMDKLLSNAKDFAVSGTPIEVKLNFQRNELLLGVFNQGEPLPDLSERELFSSMVSQRSQEHRDHTQTHMGLGLYLVRLIAEHCQGRYFARNWSGDLSAWSALASQDDKKVVTESALTRDELKSSICGVVIGVSLNRY, encoded by the coding sequence ATGGAAAAGCTAAAGACTCGGTTCTGGAACCTTCGTCGAAAGCTTTATCTATTTTCGATTACGTTGTTAATCATTCCTTTTTTCAGCGTGACTTTTTTAAAGCAATTAGAAGCCGTATTCACAGAGAATATGTTGCGTGGTCTAGAGAAATATACATCGGCTATTGCATTTGCAGTGCAATCGTCAGTTCCTCAGTCTTTTGATGCTAAAAATACCAAGTTAACGAGCCTCTCTTCTTCTGAACCTCCTTTGTACGTAGCAACCATTGATCGAACAATACTCGTGGATGGTTTTTCTGATGATTGGTCGAGTTTGCGAGGATTTGAGCTAGCGCCAGTAGACGATGGCTTAACGGTATCGGCTGCATCGGATCAAAAGTATTTGTATTTACTCATTGAAGTCAGTGACTCCAAAGTTGTTTATCGGGAATACGTTGATCTTTATCAGTTCAGTGATTCGCTAGAAGTCACTTTAGAAAACGCTGCTCAAGATAGAGTGAATTTATTATTTGCTCCGGTTGCCGTAGGGAAGGTTAACCCTCTGGTACAATCGAATACCGCCAATGGCTTTTGGGTTTCATCCGCTTTTTGGCAGCAAACACCCGACGGTTACGCGTTAGAAATAAAGATACCTTTCGCTAACAACTGGCAAAGATTGGGAGTAAAAGTACAAAACTTCACGAATGAACAGCGGGTGGTAGAAACTAAGAAAAGTTACCACGAACACTTGAACCCGATGCAGTGGCCAAGCGTTGAGCTGGTTTCAGCATTGGCGCAATTAGACGTTGGCTCAGGCCAAAGAGTTTGGGTGCTCGATCAACAAGGCAATGTGAAAGCTCGACGTGGAAATCTTGAAACAGAGTTACCAATGGCGAGAGTTAATCCATTAATTCATTTTTTGTTGTCGCCCCCATTATCCGATTTTACCGATCCGCGAGCTCGGACCATTTCTTGGCAACATCCATTGGTCAACAAAGCACTTCAGGGAGTTACCGGGAGCGATTTAGAAGCGTTCGAACAGTCATCAACCGCTATCGCAATGGTCGCGACTCCACTATGGCGTGATGACAAAGTCGTTGGAACTATCATTGTTGAAGAAACTGTAGCCGCTGTTCAATTGATGCAGCAAGAAGCTTTGAATGTATTTATCAATACTGTGTTTGTGGTGCTCTTTGTGGTCATTATCATGCTAATTATTTTAGCGTCTCGGTTTACTCAAAGAATCATGCGTTTAAATCGCCAGGCTTCACTCGCCGTTGATCGCTTTGGTCGAGTCCGAGAAAAGATAACGCCTGAATTTACCGCCGATGAAATTGGCGACTTAAGCCAGAGCTTTGCTTCTATGACGCAGCGGCTAAGTGATTATCATGAGTACTTAGAAAAACTGGCCTCGCGTCTGAGTCATGAGTTGAGAACGCCAATAGCGGTTATTCGCTCATCGGTAGACACGATAGCAATGTCGGATGATGAATCAATACAGCCAGCGGTAAAACATGCTCAAGATGGTGTTCAACGATTGAGCCAAATGATCACTCGAATGCGCGAAGCGGCACGAATGGAACAAAGCGTGTTGCAAGTTGCATTAGTCCCTCTCAGTATTGATAAATTTCTTAAAGACTATTTAAGTGCCGTTCAAGGAGTGTTTGAAGATCATCCATTGAAACTTGAATTATCGGGTGAGCCATTTAAGGTCTTAGCCGCAGAAGAGCTCATTGCACAATTAATGGATAAGCTGTTAAGTAACGCAAAAGACTTTGCTGTTTCAGGAACGCCAATCGAGGTCAAGTTGAATTTCCAGAGAAATGAACTCCTATTAGGCGTTTTCAATCAGGGAGAACCTTTACCCGACTTGTCCGAGCGTGAGCTCTTTTCATCCATGGTTTCTCAGCGCTCGCAGGAGCACCGAGATCATACCCAGACCCATATGGGGTTAGGGTTGTACCTTGTTCGGCTGATTGCTGAACATTGCCAAGGACGGTATTTTGCTCGAAACTGGAGCGGTGATTTGAGTGCTTGGAGCGCATTAGCCAGTCAGGACGATAAAAAGGTCGTAACCGAAAGTGCATTGACCCGTGATGAGCTAAAGTCATCGATTTGCGGAGTAGTTATCGGTGTTTCACTGAACCGATATTAG
- the pdsR gene encoding proteobacterial dedicated sortase system response regulator: MGKRVVLVEDEPAIRENYTLALSKRGYEVTAFSSVEEAQQGMTDRLPELAILDVALNDEPEGGFKLCQWLRQRSSTMPIMFLTALDSDFDVISGLRLGADDYVTKDISLPHFMARVAALLRRVAALNSATSEEDLLKVEQLTLDLERIKAYWKEQTVDLTLTEFWMIHALAKMPGHVKTRDQLMDTANVVVDDSTITSHVKRIRKKFMQIDADFDRIDTVYGMGYRWKS, translated from the coding sequence ATGGGTAAGAGAGTCGTATTAGTCGAAGATGAACCAGCGATTCGCGAGAACTATACGCTCGCATTGTCGAAACGCGGGTATGAAGTAACCGCTTTTTCTAGTGTTGAAGAAGCACAACAGGGTATGACTGATAGGCTTCCTGAACTCGCGATTCTCGATGTGGCGCTCAACGATGAACCTGAAGGTGGTTTCAAACTTTGCCAATGGCTGCGACAGCGTTCTAGTACTATGCCGATCATGTTTTTAACGGCGTTAGACTCAGACTTTGATGTGATCTCTGGGTTGCGATTAGGAGCCGATGACTATGTGACCAAAGATATTAGTTTGCCGCATTTTATGGCTAGAGTTGCCGCGCTATTGAGACGAGTCGCTGCTTTGAACAGTGCGACTTCGGAAGAGGATTTACTTAAGGTCGAGCAGTTAACCCTCGATCTTGAGCGTATTAAAGCGTATTGGAAAGAACAAACCGTCGATCTAACCTTGACCGAATTCTGGATGATTCATGCTTTGGCAAAAATGCCTGGCCATGTTAAGACACGTGATCAACTCATGGATACCGCAAATGTTGTCGTGGACGACTCTACCATTACGTCGCATGTAAAAAGAATACGCAAAAAATTTATGCAAATTGACGCTGACTTCGATCGAATCGATACCGTTTATGGAATGGGGTATCGATGGAAAAGCTAA
- a CDS encoding OmpA family protein — translation MKKLITTTVLASTLVVNSVYAVEPASTEQNVGVASGALVGAAAGGPVGFILGAVFGGLLGNEVNESKEFEHQLTQANNQNHHLTEQVSQLKVELNDMTNQQTVEASDRLQMDLLFHTAMTDLSPSDQKKLTQLAEFLKRYPALAIKLDGFADPRGSEQNNQALSEQRINTVKQVLVKNGINPERIFATAHGEQKTNATEGDLDAYALERRVSVRFFADKETAVAAN, via the coding sequence ATGAAAAAATTAATCACGACAACCGTACTAGCGTCAACTTTGGTGGTTAACTCTGTTTATGCCGTTGAGCCAGCAAGTACCGAACAAAATGTTGGCGTTGCCAGTGGAGCTTTGGTTGGAGCAGCGGCTGGTGGACCCGTTGGTTTTATTCTAGGTGCCGTCTTTGGGGGCTTACTAGGAAATGAAGTGAATGAGTCTAAAGAGTTTGAACATCAGTTAACTCAAGCCAACAACCAAAACCATCACCTGACGGAACAAGTTAGCCAACTAAAAGTGGAACTCAATGATATGACCAACCAACAAACTGTCGAAGCCTCGGATCGCTTACAAATGGACTTATTGTTCCATACCGCCATGACCGACTTATCACCCTCGGACCAGAAAAAACTAACGCAATTAGCTGAGTTTCTAAAACGTTATCCTGCACTTGCAATTAAGCTGGATGGCTTTGCCGATCCGCGTGGCTCAGAACAAAACAACCAAGCTTTGTCGGAACAACGAATCAATACGGTTAAGCAAGTTTTGGTTAAAAACGGAATCAATCCTGAGCGAATTTTTGCGACAGCACATGGCGAACAAAAAACCAATGCGACAGAAGGTGATTTAGATGCTTATGCTTTAGAGCGCCGTGTCAGTGTTCGCTTCTTTGCCGATAAAGAAACCGCAGTCGCTGCAAATTAG
- the ubiG gene encoding bifunctional 2-polyprenyl-6-hydroxyphenol methylase/3-demethylubiquinol 3-O-methyltransferase UbiG, which produces MTQANVDHAEIKKFEALAERWWDKTSEFKPLHDINPLRVDYIEKHTGGVRGKKVLDIGCGGGILSDALAQAGAEVMGIDMGEAPLNVAKLHQLDSGQSVDYQQITAEQLATTHAGQFDIVTSLEMLEHVPDPSSVIKACRTLVKPDGHVFFSTINRNPKSFMFAIVGAEYLLKMLPKGTHEYAKFIRPSELDRWARQSGLELKDMTGMHYNPLTKNYWLSNSNVDVNYLCHYRVA; this is translated from the coding sequence ATGACCCAAGCAAACGTCGATCATGCAGAAATTAAAAAGTTTGAAGCGCTCGCCGAGCGTTGGTGGGATAAAACCAGCGAATTTAAGCCTCTTCACGACATCAACCCTTTACGCGTCGATTATATTGAAAAACATACCGGTGGCGTGCGTGGTAAGAAAGTCTTGGACATTGGTTGTGGTGGCGGCATTTTAAGTGACGCGTTAGCGCAAGCCGGAGCCGAAGTCATGGGTATTGATATGGGCGAAGCGCCATTAAATGTCGCCAAACTTCATCAATTAGATTCTGGCCAATCTGTTGACTACCAACAAATCACTGCCGAACAACTAGCGACAACACATGCCGGTCAATTTGACATAGTCACTTCACTCGAAATGCTCGAGCATGTGCCAGATCCTTCCTCCGTCATTAAGGCTTGCCGAACGCTTGTAAAACCCGATGGGCATGTATTTTTTTCAACCATCAATCGCAACCCCAAAAGTTTTATGTTCGCTATCGTCGGCGCAGAATATTTGTTAAAAATGTTACCCAAAGGCACGCACGAGTATGCAAAGTTTATCCGACCATCGGAACTCGATCGTTGGGCGCGCCAGTCGGGACTTGAACTAAAAGATATGACAGGTATGCACTATAACCCTTTAACCAAAAACTATTGGTTGTCTAACAGCAATGTCGACGTTAATTACTTATGTCACTATCGAGTCGCTTAA
- a CDS encoding GGDEF domain-containing protein: MELAKQKTIDANATKLEYIAAYMSPYQDDLLAAGHALQFKLQQTLDIESLLSTFCEESAAIIPCASVAFRNDQHQLFVYFGEKHQHTCRYTLEIDHQELGQIECSSPTAFTEHELMRVEHMLSLLLFPLRNALLYHAAVESAQRDPLTQLSNRSAFNAAIEAEISRAQRQGNGLCMLVVDIDHFKSINDNYGHLAGDQILKEVAERLKSALRKEDRVFRFGGEEFVILLSATPLPAARLTAERVRMTLCNTPMTAMDLKLSISASIGVSEWQMDENSSTLFHRADQALYSAKEHGRNQVKVA, translated from the coding sequence ATGGAACTTGCGAAACAAAAAACCATCGATGCCAATGCCACTAAACTGGAATACATTGCCGCCTACATGTCGCCTTATCAGGACGACCTTTTAGCTGCGGGACATGCACTTCAGTTCAAACTGCAGCAAACTCTAGATATCGAATCTTTACTGTCAACCTTTTGTGAAGAAAGTGCCGCAATCATCCCCTGTGCGAGCGTGGCTTTTCGCAACGATCAACACCAATTGTTTGTCTACTTCGGTGAGAAGCATCAACACACGTGTCGCTATACGCTTGAAATCGACCATCAAGAACTAGGACAAATTGAGTGTTCTTCTCCAACGGCGTTTACCGAGCATGAATTGATGCGCGTTGAGCACATGCTAAGCTTGTTGTTGTTTCCGCTGCGAAATGCACTGTTATATCATGCGGCCGTTGAGTCAGCGCAACGCGATCCCTTAACTCAGTTATCAAATCGCAGTGCTTTTAATGCCGCCATTGAAGCAGAAATCTCCCGAGCACAACGTCAAGGAAACGGCTTATGCATGCTAGTCGTGGACATTGACCATTTTAAATCAATTAATGACAACTATGGCCACTTAGCGGGCGACCAAATTTTAAAAGAAGTAGCCGAACGATTAAAAAGCGCCCTCCGCAAAGAAGATCGAGTATTTCGATTTGGCGGAGAAGAATTTGTCATTCTCCTTAGCGCAACCCCTTTGCCAGCAGCTCGCTTAACCGCAGAGCGAGTTCGAATGACTCTATGCAATACGCCGATGACCGCGATGGATCTAAAACTTTCGATCTCTGCAAGTATTGGCGTCTCTGAGTGGCAAATGGATGAAAACTCATCCACCTTATTTCATCGCGCAGACCAAGCTTTATATTCCGCTAAAGAGCACGGCCGAAATCAAGTGAAAGTCGCCTAA